AAGAATAACAAATGAATTACTATAGAAAAACTCATTCCTCTTGGAAGCATCCAGAGGCCCCATCTCCAGAGGAAGAGTTCAAAATAAAGCAGAATCTGTGGTTAAGTGCCGTAAAATCTATCGAAAGCCCAGTGCTTTCTCGCTCGAACAAATCAGAGAGACAACGCGTCACAATTAAATCACGTTACAATTGCATTTCTGTCTTTTCAAAACGCAAAACCCACATGTTTCAACTTTCAACAATAAACAAACCCTAAGACCGATAGCTTGTCGTATATCATCACCAAACAGGCGAGGAGGCAAAAGAAGATCTCCACTATCAACTAACAAGTTCTCGATGCGAAAAGTACCTTGAGGAGGCAATGGTCGATCCCGAGCTGGACGCCTTTGAAGGCTTCGCGGATCCTCCGGCGGTCGCGCGCGTCGTTCAGCTTCGTCTCCGACACCATCCTCGCGAGCTCATCGTCCACGCCTTCCCACCTCATCCCTTCCCCTCACTCtccccctttctctcttctctctctcaatTACCGATCCGAAACGAAGAAGAAATTGAGAAATCGCCCTGCGAATGCAATAGGCGAAGAAAGAGATGAGGCGGAGCGGAGGATGGGAAAAGAAAGGTGGCGAAGAGTCTTCTCCACGGAAAGAAATCAAAGAGGAAGGAAAGCGATCTCTCCAATTCAAGGCCCTCTACCCGTCCACGCAATAATATACCTACGATCCACGCAAAGGAGTAGGTGGGGCCGGTCTTGTGTATGACGGTCAATTCCAGACATTAACGACGACTTCAAGCGACATAATTTTACGGAGGGAAATGACGTGGCAATAACCTTaatatctacaaaaaaaaaagcaTATTAATAAATACCGCGTTAAGCAGTGATCACATGTAATTATAAATTAACTAGCATATATATATCAATGATATCCTCTAAGCAAATTGCTTCCCCCGTCAATGCGCACCCCTTCCACTTCCTCTCTCTCCCCCGCCAAAAAGACGCATGTAACCttgcttttgtttttgtttttttgattttattttaaaatttttttaactcatgcttatatatttatctCTGACATGTTTCTGGCAATGATTTACTTGCCTTCTAATTGTCTGCATGTTGCAATACTCAGGTGTTGCCAGGAAGCTAGCATCATGTGGCTTTGGAGTTTTTGCTATGGACTACCCTGGATTTGGTCTTTCAGAAGGACTTCATGGCTATATACCAAGCTTCGATAGTCTTGTAAATGATGTCGTGGAgcatttttccaaaatcaaaggTGGGTCACCTTTACTCTTCAGTTTTTGAATGCTCAATTTTTTTGCCACTAGAAATTTGCTACCTTTGAAATTGCAAATTCGTGCTTTGTTTGGATGGCAGAGAAGCCTGAGTACCATGGCCTTCCGAGCTTTCTGTTTGGTGAATCAATGGGCGGAGCTGTGGTTCTTAAGGTGCATTTCAAACAACCAGATTCTTGGACTGGTGCAATTTTAGTAGCACCAATGTGCAAGGTAAAATATTTGACATGAATCTTTTGGACTTTCATCGTTCGACCTGTGTTTCCCTAAaatgaagtatttattattaGATAGCAGATAATGTTATTCCTCCATGGCCTGTGAAGCAATTCCTCATCGGTATAGCTAAACTTTTACCAGAAAGGAAATTAGTTCCTCAAAAGGATTTAGGAGAAATGGCTTTTAGAGATCCAAAGAAATTACAGCAGGTCAGTCTGAAACTTTGATCAGATTATTCATTCATCTCTTATTGCTTCCCATATGATTCTTGGTATTATTCTATAAAATTCTCGATTCCTTTGTCCAATTTGTCCTTTTCTCATAACCATATAACATATAAGTGATACATAAAACAGTGTCTTTTGATTGCAGACCAAATATAATGCCATTGCTTATAAGGGAAATCCACGCCTGAGAACAGCAGTGGAAATGCTGAGAACAACCCAGGAGATAGAGCAGCGATTGCATGAGGTATGAGCATGACTAATAATTTTGTTTACAGGTTTTGCTATTACTTTTAATACTCCATCTAGCATTTGTCGAAATATGAATTACAAATGTTATTTATCTAATAAGACGTATCCCTAGATTATTCTTGTAGTGAATTTAGGGCAAAAATGGAAAATCCATTGAAGTGATACCAATTAATGGACATGATATTCCATATGAATTCTAGATTTATTAGAATCTAATCTGCCAAGACAGTGACACTCATTACTTGGAGCAACAGTAGGTGATTGAAGAGAGGAGCTTCTAGATGTGAACATTATGTCTCCTTGTACTAACAGGAAATAGAAATAAGGATGTGAAATGATCCATCATACTTTATTCAAAGTGTTGGATGGTTAGGAAACTTCACATGAAAAAGTTAATGTAGTAAAGTAAATATTACAGTGCTAAGAGCCTAAGATGGATGCGTGAGgtttcaagaaaaataagaaataattgTATACATGGGCAACTAAGAAACAAGAGATGGACTCAGTCATCTTTCtttaaagttcaaaatttgaTATATATTTGATTAAATGGACTCAGTCATCATAGAGTAAAACCATGTACTAACAGTAGGAACTAAGAAACAAGAGAtgaactctaaaaatttttagaCAAAAATCCAAAGGATGCCCCAAATTATGTAAATCATCAAAAAGgaagcttttttttttaaaaaaaaataaataaatcaatcaatcaaaggaACACTTCATCAAAAATTTTATTCCCAGAATATTCCTTATTTGATAGTGTTATAATAGTTATCGGTAATGCTATAAtgtgcaaaagttactaagtagcTTCTATAATTATTTGCAAGTGATTTTAGAGTTTAGGAATTAAGATTCAACTATAACTATTTTAAAGTCATTTTGAgtaatttaaagtgattttaataattttgaccaagttaatatatatatatatataataatgatTTGTGTGTAGTAATTTTGATGAGTGAATAGTTAATTTTTTATGGTTATCGAATAGCTTTTATATGTTGTAGCACCTACTCATTTGTAACATCTGAATTTAACACCAATCAAGTTTCTCCTCAGGTATCTCTACCACTACTAATCCTTCACGGCGAGGCTGACATCGTGACCGATCCTTCAGTTAGCAAGGCTCTGTATGAGCAAGCTCGCAGCGCCGACAAGAAACTGCATCTTTACAAGGATTCATATCATGCGCTTCTAGAGGGCGAGCCTGATGAGATTATTTATCAGGTTTTTGGCGATATCATCTCTTGGCTGAACAATCACGTTGAAAAAATTTAACACCAAAATAATTAATACTAGAGTATAAACAACGTTGGGAGCCGAGAGTAATTCATATCGAAAACTGCCCATTCTTATATGATTCTCCAGCATTAATTAATGTTAATTCTGAGTTATTCGATGTGTTACAGTGACCGTGATACCATAATAAGACCATTAGGtccttaagtttttaattttaataagctTATGTACATATTTTCGGAGCTGCATTTTATGAGATAAATCATGAACACTAATAACTAGTTTTACAATAACAAATAATTTCGAGACAATTACAAAGAGAGaaatttaatgattttttaaggaaaaaataaTGATGATGATGGTAACGAATAAGTTTAGCAATTTGATCATTTGGGCGAGGGCAAAAGCGGTGAATTCTTCTCCCGCCACGTTTCCACCACTAGCGGCGGACCCCTTCTCAAGTCCGCCGCCGTAACAACCCCGTCGTCGTCGCTCATGTAAATCCTCCCCTCCCCACCGGAAACTCCCACCACCCGCCGCCGGCGGGTGGTCCGCCACTCGGCGGAGGCCGCGGGGGTCTGCTCGCCGGACGCCCTGGCGTCCCACACTCTGACCGCAGCCGCAGCCGCCGCGCTCTGAGCCGCCGAGAGGACGACCGCGGGGGACGCCAGGCTCGCGGCCGCAGCCGGGACATGCGCGAGGAACGATCGGAGCACCTCGCCGCGGTTCAGGTCCACGAGCGAGATCAGGCCGCTTCCGGCGCGGTCCAACCTTAAGCCCAATCCCTCCCACGTCCTCACCACCGCGCCGCCTAACGGCAGATCTAAAAACCCGCCATCCCACCTCCAGTCCACGCCGCTGTTGCCCGACGCCGAATCGTCGAAGAGCGACGACGGCGGATCATCTTCCTCCTCGTCCTCATCTGACGGCGATTCTGAGGACTCCACATCGTCCTCGTCATCATCGCCGgagaaggagaagttggagtgCAACGAAATGGCCGATGCGGAACGGCGGAACCTGAGAAGCGCGAGCTTGGCGCGGGCGAGCAGGAACCCATAGAAGGCGGCTAACCCAGCGACGAGGAGGGCGACGGAAGTCCAGGCGCCGGCGAGGTCGGAGAGAAGGCGAGCGGCCAGACCGGGAATCCGCAGCGCCTCCGCCACCACAGGTATCTCCATCAAATCCCTAACCCTAATGCAAAATTATCGGAAGAAAAGAAGAGACGCAGCGTAGCGGGGTGGGTTTACCTTAAATACACCTGCGGAGTAGCTTAAGGAAGGAGGCACGAAGGTTTCTTGGCGGAAATGGATTGGGATGCTGCGTCAGCACGTGTTCACCTTGGGGTAAGGCCGGCGAGTATCCGCTATCGAATTTCAAACAGCGAATGCGCTTATCCGTCCAGTTTGTAAGCAACTGACCAATAGTAAGCTGCTCCCTGATTGGAGGTGACAGCGATATCCCGCCCCGGTCAGGGATGCGCGGTCGCGGGAAATGAGGGTCCACGCGTGCGACACGTGTGGGTTTGGTACGCAGCGCCGTCAGAATTAATGAGCAGAGGAACGAAGACGGGCTACGCGTGGTCAAGATTCAAAAGtagaattaagtataatttatattttttaaagaaaaatcgaCATTTATAGTATGGAATGATATGGAATTCCATTCATTTTAGAACTGGAATTGAATTTCATATTTTGGAATGATTTTTTAGCTAATAATTAAtatgaaattcaatttcaatttcatcAAATAAGGTAAAAGTAAATCACACCTCTTTATGTGTGATTTAGATAGGGAATTCAATTCTCCATATTATGTCTATTGTGCcctcattctctcttctttgtaaaaaagaaaagaaaaaagagagaaggataaaatggtaaaacataagattccataacttaagttgcaattcattccaaacatgagaattgaattcaattccttatggaattcaattcataatggaattcaattcaattccatgACTTAAGTTATTTCCAAACAGGATGTTACTGAACCGATGATCAGGATTCAAAAGTTCGAAAAATTAAGTAGTGCTTTTTAATACAAATTAAAGGTTTAAATTTATTAAGGTAATTTAACTCGGGCCCAAAtttagagaaagtgtgatgagataaaatatggagagagagtatggtaaaatagattgaagagagagaaagtataatgaaaaaatgagaagagaatgaagagagagaaaataatgagagtgtgtgtgatgagagagaatacagagaaaAAATAGtaaagaatgtgtgatgagagagaatgaggagagagaaactatgttgagagagaaaatgtgataatagaataaggagagagaaagtatgatgaaagagaaaagagagagtgaaatggaaaaaatgaataaatatactaagggtattttcgtccaaaac
This portion of the Zingiber officinale cultivar Zhangliang unplaced genomic scaffold, Zo_v1.1 ctg38, whole genome shotgun sequence genome encodes:
- the LOC122037416 gene encoding caffeoylshikimate esterase-like translates to MISSKQIASPVNAHPFHFLSLPRQKDACVARKLASCGFGVFAMDYPGFGLSEGLHGYIPSFDSLVNDVVEHFSKIKEKPEYHGLPSFLFGESMGGAVVLKVHFKQPDSWTGAILVAPMCKIADNVIPPWPVKQFLIGIAKLLPERKLVPQKDLGEMAFRDPKKLQQTKYNAIAYKGNPRLRTAVEMLRTTQEIEQRLHEI